The uncultured Roseibium sp. DNA segment ATCAACGCGCCGGCGAAGTAGTTGGCGAGACCGATCCGCAGCAGATCCCGCGCCTTGGCGGTTTCCATGTGCGCCTCGTCGGCCAGTCCGTCGATTTCCGCACCGTATTCGAGAAAGGCGATCTGCGTGGCCATCTGGAAGGCGCGTTGCCCTGAGGTCAGGTGAGAGGCGAGACTGAGGATCCCCGAACTTGCGTTGAAGCTGCGCTGGGTATGCGGACTGTCGGTTGACGCCACCCGGATACCGTGGCGTCCCGCAAGGCGGTCCGTCAGACCTTCGGCCATGCGATCGCTGCGCAGCCCGGTGCCGATCGCTTCCGCCGCCTCGTCCAGCAGCGGGATATAGTTGCGATGTTCGTAGAAATAATCGCGGACCGCCTCGAATGGCGCGGGATCGGTGCTCAACTCGCCGGTGATGCGTCCGCTCATCAGGTCTATGCGCTCGGACGTCTCGCGCAGGCGCGCCTGCATGGCGATGATCGCACGCGCCACATTGGGCATGTTGGCGGCGATTTCGCGGACCTCGGCCAGGGAAGCGCCGGCCCCCTGATCGGCCAGAGCGGCGCGCAGATCGGGAATGAGCCGGGCCTCCTCGGCCTGGGAAAAAAGCTGCACATCCAGCCCGAAGGCCGAATTCAGCTTCAAAAGCACCGGCACCGTCAGAGGACGCTGGTTCTTCTCCATCTGATTCAGATAGCTCGGGCTCAACTCCAGCGCCCGGGCAAGCGCGGCCTGCGTCAGTCCGCGTTCCTCGCGCAGGCGCCGCAGCCTGACGCCCATGAAGGCCTTTTTCATATCAACACCATTCGCAAAATTCGCAAAAACTGCGCTGCATCTTCGCAATTATATGCATTTTCAGTAGTTTAACGACCATTCCGGTTTGTGAAAAGATCCGCTTGCCAATCTTGCGAATGGCAAACCGCGGAGCAGCCCATGCCACAGACTGACAGTGTTCTGGCCAACGGCGATCAGACCGTCCTGATCGAGATGATCTTTCCCGAACAGACGAACCACTACGGAACGCTTTTCGGCGGCAACGCGCTGGCGCTCATGGCCAAGGCAGCCTTTGTCGCGGCCATCCGCCGGGCGCGGGGGGCGGTGGTGATGGCGCGCTCCGACCGGGTTGATTTCGCAACGCCGGTTCGTGTCGGCGAGATGCTTGAATTGCGTGCGAAGATCATCCGCATCGGCCGCAGCTCGATGAGCGTCACGGTCACGGGCGAAGCGGAGGACATGGCCACGGGCGAGCGCCGTCCGGTGCTTGCGGGCCGGTTCGAGATGGTGGCTGTGGATGAGGCCGGCCGACCCCGGGTCATCGCAAAGGAATTTCTTAAAAAGGAAGAGACAGCATGAAAATGCACGAGCTGCGGACATACAAATCCGCGGAACATCTGCCGCGTGTGGATCAACTGGCCTGGAAGATAGCCGAGGTTGCGGCCGATCCTGTTCCGGTCGAGGCGGACGTGGCCGGGATGATCATCAATCGTGTGATCGACAATGCCGCCGTGGCGGCGGCATCGGTCGCACGGCGGCCGGTCGCCTCTGCCCGGGCGCAGGCATTGTGTCACCCCTACGCGCCCGGCGCCACGGTGTTCGGCATGCCGGAAACCACCCGGGTCAGCCCGGAGTGGGCCGCATGGGCCAACGGCACGGCGGTTCGCGAACTCGATTTTCACGACACGTTCCTTGCGGCGGATTACAGCCACCCTGGCGACAACATCCCGCCGATCCTTGCCGTGGCGCAGCATTGCAGGCTTTCCGGCGCCGATCTGATCCGCGGCCTTGCCACCGGCTACGAAATCCAGGTCGACCTTGTGAAGGGCATCTGTCTGCACGAACACAAGATCGACCATATCGCCCATCTCGGGCCGTCGGCGGCGGCGGGTCTGGGCACCATGCTGAACCTGCCTGCCGAGGCGAGCTATCAGGCGATCCAGCAGGCGCTGCATGTCACGACCACCACGCGCCAGAGCCGCAAGGGTGAGATTTCCAGCTGGAAAGCCTTTGCGCCGGCCTTTGCCGGCAAGATGGCGATCGAGGCGGTGGATCGCGTGATGCGCGGCGAAGGCGCGCCAAGTCCGGCATGGGAAGGCGAGGACGGCTTTATCGCATGGCTGCTGTCCGGTCCGGAGGCCGTTTATCACGTGCCGCTGCCGGAAAAGGGAGAGGCGAAACGCGCGGTCCTGGAGACCTACACCAAGGAGCATTCGGCCGAGTATCAAAGCCAGGCGCTGATCGATCTCGCCCGCCGCATGGGACCGAAGATCGGCGATCTGTCGAAGGTCAGGTCGATCCTGATCGAGACCTCGCATCACACCCACTATGTGATCGGCACCGGAGCGAACGACCCGCAGAAGATGGACCCGAAGGCCAGTCGCGAAACGCTGGACCATTCGATCATGTATATCTTCGCCGTGGCTCTGGAAGACGGCGGCTGGCATCACGAGAAGTCCTACGCTCCGGAGCGGGCCAACCGCCCTTCGACCGTCTCGCTCTGGCACAAGATTTCCACCGCCGAGGATCCGGAATGGACACGCCGCTATCACAGCCGGGATCCCAGGGAAAAGGCGTTCGGCGGACGGGTGACGGTCACGCTGGATGACGGTTCCACGGTCGTCGACGAACTGGCGCTCGCCGATGCGCATCCGGAGGGCGCACGACCCTTCGTAAGGGCGAACTACAAGCAAAAGTTCCTGACCCTTTCCGAAGGTGTGATCCCGGCGGACGAGCAGCAACGTTTCCTCGATGCCGCCGAAGGTCTGGCCGATCTGAAGGCCGGGAGCCTGGCGCAGCTCAATTTCGCCGTGGCGCCCGAAAAGCTGGGACAGCCGCGGCCGAACGGCATTTTCGATTGGACGTGAGGAGGATCAAGAGATGAGTGGTTCTTTCAGAAAGCCCAAGAAATCCGTCGCGCTTTCGGGGGTCATGGCGGGCAACACCGCGCTTTGCTCGGTCGGACAGAGCGGCAACGACCTGCACTATCGCGGTTACGATATCCTCGATCTCGCCGAGAGTTGCGACTATGAGGAAGTCGCGTATCTGCTGATCCACGGCAGTCTGCCGACCGCCCCCGAACTCGCCGCCTACAAAGCGAAACTCAAGACCCTGCGGGGTTTGCCCAGGTCCGTGCGCGACACGCTTGAGGCGATCCCGGCAGCAGCCCATCCGATGGATGTCTTGCGCTCCGGCGTCTCGGCACTCGGCTGCGCGCTGCCGGAAGCAGCCGATCACAATACACCGGGTGCCCGGGACAGCGTCGATCGGCTGATTGCCGTACAGGGGTCGATGCTGCTCTACTGGTATCACTACGCCCAGAACGGCCGGCGGATCGACGTCGAGACCGATGACGACAGCATTGCCGGCCACTTCCTGCATCTGCTTCACGGCAAGCCCGCCAGCGATGACGCCGTGCGCGCTATGCACACCACGCTGAACCTCTATGCGGAGCACGAGTTCAATGCATCGACCTTCACCGCACGCAGCATCGCGGGCACCGGATCGGATGTCTATTCCGCCATCACCGGAGCCATTGGTGCCCTGCGCGGTCCGAAACACGGTGGGGCGAACGAGGTCGCCTTCGAGATTCAGAAACGCTATGCCGATGCCGATGAGGCAGAGGCCGATATCCGTGCGCGCATGGAGCGCAAGGAAGTCATCATCGGCTTCGGCCATCCGGTCTATACCGTTTCTGACCCGCGCAACGTGGTGATCAAGCATGTTGCGCAACGGTTGTCGGAACAGGCGGGTTCGATGAAGATGTTCGATGTTGCCGAGCGAATCGAGACGGTGATGATGGACGCCAAGAAGATGTTCCCGAACCTCGACTGGTACTCCGCCGTGTCCTACCACCTGCTGGGTGTGCCTACGGCCATGTTCACCCCGATCTTCGTGATCTCCCGCACCGCGGGCTGGGGCGCGCATGTGGTCGAGCAACGGGAAGACAACAAGATCATCCGTCCTTCGGCCAATTACATCGGCCCGGACAATCGCGCCTTCGTCCCCCTCAAGCAGCGCGGAGCCGCGTTTCCGGCCGCAGCGGAGTGAGCCCATGACCTATCTGACTGCGAATGAACTGCCAGAAATGAGCGCCGGGCGGCGGTTTCGCCAGGCGCTCGACAAGCCGGGTATTCTTCGGTTGCCGGGCGCACACAACGGACAGGCCGCGCTTCAGGCCAGAGCCGCCGGGTTCGACGCGCTTTACCTGTCGGGGGCGGCGATGACCGCCTCAATGGGCCTGCCTGACCTTGGGATCATCACCATCGACGAAGTCTGCTTCTTCATCCGCCAGATCGCCCGGGCTTCCGGCCTGCCGCTTCTGGTCGACGGCGATACCGGATACGGCGAGGCGCTGAACGTCATGCATATGGTGCGCAGTTTCGAGGACGCCGGCGCCGGTGCAGTCCATATTGAAGATCAGTTGCTGCCCAAGAAATGCGGCCACCTGAACGACAAGAAGCTGGCACCGGCTGCGGATATGGCGGCCAAGGTCGCGGCAGCGGCCAAGGCGTCGCGGGATATCGTGGTGATCGCCCGCACCGATGCGGCAGCCTCCGAGGGGATCGAAGGCGCCGTGGCCCGCGCCAGGCTCTATATCGAGGCGGGAGCGGATGCGATCTTCCCCGAGGCCCTGACTTCGGTGGAGATGTTCAAGGAAATCCGCGCGGCCCTGCCGGGCGTGAAGCTGCTTGCCAACATGACCGAATTCGGCCGCACTCCGGCGCTCACGGCGCAGGAGTTCCAGGACCTGGGCTATGACATGGTGATCTGGCCGGTCTCTTCCCTGCGGGTGGCTAACAAGGCCCAGGAAAGGCTCTATCGAGCACTCGCCCGCGACGGGGCGACCACGTCCATGCTCGACGACATGCAGACCAGGCAGGAGCTGTACGACACGATCGGCTTGAATGCATTCGAAGCGCTTGATCAAACGATCGCGGCATCCGTGGCTCCGGAGTGGACGGCCTGAGGCACTGGCGTCCTGGTGCGGTTCCGGCCTTAAGTCCCTTGACAGCACCTCGTCTAAATCGGACACAAATACCTGCTTCCGGTGCCAGGGCTATGTGTCCCGGCGAATAGGGAACTGCGGTACGGGTGCCTCCCGCAAACCGCGACTGCCCCCGCAACTGTGAGCGGTGAGCGAAACCGACAAACCACTGGCCTGGAACCGGGCCGGGAAGGACGGTTTTCGCGCTGAGCCGCGAGTCAGGAGACCTGCCGGAAGTACACCTGTTCCGGACGCGGGGTGCGTTCCGGGAAAGGGAATGCCTCAACCGGCACCCCCGTGAAGGTGACGTCCGAAACCGCCCGCGCGGGTCGCGGGCAATCCGCCGTCCCGTACAGGCCGGCGAGAGGAGAAAACCAAGATGACAGACGTCGAAAAAGAAACCGGATCGCTGAAACCGCCGTTTCGTGCAGATCATGTGGGCAGCCTGTTGCGGCCCGCAGCCATCGCCGAAGCCCGCGCGGCCGGTATCTCCGGCGATGCCCTGAAGGAAATCGAGGATCGTGAAATACCCGCCGTGATCCGGATGCAGGAAGAGGCCGGGCTCAAGGTCGTGACCGATGGCGAGGCCCGGCGCGCCTACTGGCACTACGATTTCATGGACATGCTCGACGGGATGGAGATCTTCGAACTCGAGAGCGATGCGCTCGGATTCAAGGGCGCCACGGTGCAAAAGCTTCCGCGCATTAACGGGCCGCTGGACTTTCCGGCCGATCACCCGATGCTGGAGCATTTCAAATTCGTCGCCGCCAACACCCGTGTTTGTCCGAAGATCTCGATCCCGGGCCCGTCGGCCGTGCATTTCCGGGTCACGCCGGAAAACAATCTGCACGAGCCCTATCGCGATCACGACACGTTTTTCGCAAGCATCGCGGAGACCTACAAGAAGGCTGTGCAGGCATTCTATGAGGCCGGCTGCCGCTATCTGCAGCTGGACGACATCTACTTTGCCTATCTCGGCGACGAGAAGCAGCGCGGGATCCGTGCGGCCATGGGACAGGATCCCGACTGGCTGATCGACCGCTATGCCTGGATGCTGGAACAGGCGATCAAGGACCGGCCTGCCGACATGACCATCGGAATGCATATGTGCCGCGGCAACTTCAAATCCACCTTCATTGCAACGGGCGGCTATGACGCAGCGGCGGACGCGATCTTCAACAAGACTTCGGTCGATATCTACTTCATGGAATACGACAGCGACCGCGCGGGCGGGCTGGAACCGCTGGGACTGCTGCCCAAGGGCACAAAGCGTGTGATGCCCGGTTTCATCACCACCAAGACGCCCGAACTGGAAAGCATGGACGACATCAAGCGTAAATTCGACGCGGCATCGAAATTTGTCGACATGGACCAGTTGGGTATCGCTCCGCAATGCGGCTTCGCCTCGACCCAGGAAGGCAACGCGGTGACAGAAGACGACCAGCGGCGAAAGCTGGAACTGGTGGTCCGTGTCGCCGAAGAGTTGTGGGACGACGCCTGAGAAGGAACCGTCTGATGAAACAGGACGAGGGCGCTCCGGCGCCCTCGCCCACAGGGTGCGAAAGGTTTGCCGTGTCTGTCTGAGACGGGCGTGAGGCTATAAATCTCCCGACGTCGGGCCGGATATCGCCAAAGACATCGACCGGTCCCGAAAATTGACGTCCTTAAAGCCCGGACGGAATCTTGGCGTGCATCATCTCTTTCCGGTCGATGGTGTCTCCGTCCACGATGAAGGTTCCGTCGCCCACCGCATGGATCATTCTTTTCTCCTTGCGGGCGTTATCGATATAGGCGGCGACGCCTTCCAGGACGATGATGCTGTGCCGGTCGACGAAATCGACGACCCGGCATTCGATATTGGCGAAGCACTCCTTGATGAGTGGCGCTTTGACATGTCTGCCCGCGACGCGGGTCAGACCGAATTTCTCGAACTTGTCCGTGTCCGTTCCCGAACACATCCCGACACCGACGGCTGTATCGATCATGTCGACCGTCGGGATGGACAGCACGCATTCCTTCGTGTCGCGCAGGGCCGCGTAGGAATGGTTCCAGGGGCCGGTCGTGATCGCGAAGTCGGCGGAAAAGCCCATCACCATGGTCCAGGTGATGGTCATGATGTTGTCCTTCGCTCTGTCATGGGTCGTCACAAGAACGACCGGTCCCGGTTCGATCAGCGTGAAGGCGCGGCTCAGTTTGAGATCGTCCATGGGATCCTCCTGCTGTCAGTGCAATGGTAACGGAAAAGGGTCTGCCCGTCGGCGGCCTGCCTCTGGCGGGAGGGTAATCGATGGCCCGCATTCGCGAAAGCGGCAAGGCGCAACCTGCTCAGTCAGAACATGTGTTGTCATCCCAGCGAAGGCTGGGATCCAGTAATCTACTGAGTTTACGCTCTTTTCTAATCACAAGCGACACGGAGTACTGGATCCCGGTCTTGCCGCTGGCGCGGCAAACCGGGATGACAAGCCGGGGGTAGCCCCTCGCCTATTGCCAAATTAGACAGCAGTGGATTGTCCTGCCCGGTTCCTCGGCCTTACACCACGTTCCGTTCCCGATAGGTCTGCAGGAACGAGCGGACGCGGTCGTCGTCGGGGTCGCGGCTGAAGATATCGGCGGGCGGGGCGCAGGTGACGAGGCGGCCGGCGTCGAGGAAGGCGACCCGGTCGGCGACGTGGGCGGCGAAACCCATTTCGTGGGTGACCACTACCATGGTCATGCCTTCGGTCGCCATTTCCTTCATGACGGCAAGCACCTCGCCGACCAGTTCCGGATCAAGCGCGGAGGTTGGCTCGTCGAAGAGCATGACGCGCGGTTCCATGGCAATGGCGCGGGCGATCGCCACGCGTTGCTGCTGGCCGCCGGAAAGGTTGGCCGGATAGCTCTGCGCCTTGTCGGAGAGATGCACCTTCTTGAGCGCCGCCTCGGCCTTCTCGCGCGCCGCCGCCTTGCCCATCCCCTTCACCTGGATCAGGGCCTCGGCGACGTTGTCCAGGGCGGTCATGTGGGGCCAGAGATTGAACTGCTGAAACACCATGCCGATGTGCTGGCGCTGCTTGCGCAAGGTGCCTGAAGACCGCGCCTTGCGGGGGCTGACGCCCTCCTGCCAGCCGATCAGCTCGCCATCGAGGCGGACCTCACCGGTGTCATAGGCCTCCAGGAAGTTCAGGCAGCGCAGCAGCGTGCTTTTGCCCGAGCCGGACGGCCCGATCAGGCACAACACCTCGGAGCGGTTGACGTCCAGGGTGACATCGCGCAGGGCGACGAAGTCGTCGAAGGACTTGCCCATGTTGCGCACCGTGATGATCGGTTCGCCGGCGCCTTTGGTATTCGGTGTCGTGTCGGCCATGGTCAGGTTCCGTTTTTCTCAGGCACGTTTTCAGGCACGTTTCAGATGGCGCGTCACCCGCGCCTCGACCCGGCCGCCCAGCCAGTTGGTGCCGATCACCATCAGCCAGTAGAACAGCGACAGCACCAGGAAGGGTTCGACGTAAGTGAAGGTTTCCGCTGCCATCGTCTGGGTCTCGTAGAGCAGTTCCGGCACGGTGACGACGGACAGGATCGCGGTTTCCTTGGTCAGGATGATGAAAAAGTTGGTCAGAGGCGGCGTGATCGGCACCAGCATCTGCGGCAGGACGATCCGGCGGACGATGGTGACTTCGGAAAGGCCGACGCAGCGGGCCGCCTCGACCTGTCCCTTTGGAACCGCGTTGAAGCCGGAGCGGAAGATCTCCGAAAAATAGGGACTGCCGTAGACGATGAAGCTCAGGATGCCCGCCTGGACCGGCGTCAGGACCAGTCCGATATAGGGGCCGCCGTAATAGAGAATGAAAAGCTGGATCATGAACGGCGTGCCGCGGATCACCTCCACATAGGCATAGATGATCCAGCGCACCGGCGCGATGCTCCAGCGGTAGAGGCAGGCGAGCACGAAACCAAGCACGAGGCCGCCGAGCGACCCTGCCGCCCAGCACAGGATGGTCACGCCGAAGCCGCGGATGAGGGCCGGTCCGTAGCGGACGAAGAGATCAAATTCCATCGTCCACCCTCACCCGGCCTGCAGCCGCTTTTCGGCCAGCCGGCCGAGACCGGAAATGACCAGGTTGATCAGGAAATAGATCGTCGCGGCGGCGATATAGATCTCCAGCGGCCGGTAGGTCTGGCCGGTGATGTTCTGGGAGATCCGCGTCAGTTCGCCGATGCCGACGACCGATGCCAGAGAGGACACCTTGACCAGCAGAATGAGTTCGTTGACCAGCGACGGCAGGCCGATGCGAACCGCCTGGGGACCAGGATGCGTTTCCACAGCGAAAAGGTCGGGATGCCGAGCGCATGGGCGGCTTCGGTCTGGCCGGCGGGAATGGCGCGCAGCGCGCCGCGCAGGATCTCGGCGGTGTAGGCGGCCGAACACAGGCCGACGGCCAGGATGGCAGCGGCAATCGCCGGCAGATCGAGGCCGACATAAGGCAGCATGTAATAGGCCATCAGCAGCTGCACGAGCAGCGGCACACCGCGAAAGAAGGAAATATAGAGCGCGGCCGTATTGGCGAGCAGCGGATTTTTCGAAATCCGCGCTGCGCACAGAAACACGCCCCAGACAAGACTGATCGCCATGCCGGCAACCGAGATCAGCAGGGTCCAGCGGGCCGCGGCCAGAAGATAGGGCAGATTGTGCCAGATGACGTCGAATGAAAAATTCACGCCTTACGTCTCCGCGTTGACAGAGCAAGTCGCGTTACTATGACAGCGAAAAGCCCGGCAGGGGATCCCCCGCCGGGCTCCGTCGTCACATTACTTGACGTCGGGCATGGTGGTCGGCAGTTCCGGAGAGGTGCCGAGCCACTTTTCATTGATGGCCTTGAGGCGGCCGTCCTCATGCATCTTGAGGATGGCTTTGTTGATAGCGGCGATCAGCGTCTTGCTGTCTTCACCACCGGTGCCGACCCAGCCGAAATACTTCGGCGTACCGAAGGGCGGCATGACCATTTCGAACAGGCCCGGACGCTGCACGGCGGCATAGCCCATCAGCGGCATGGAGTTGGCGACGGCCTGGATGCGACCGGCGGCCAGGTCGGACAGCGCTTCATCGATGTTGACGTATTCACGCACGTCCGCCGGCGGGTTGAGGGTCTCGGAGAAAGCCTTCAGCTGTTCCAGCTGGGCAGAACCCTTCTGGGAGCCAACCGCCTTGCCGGCAATGTCTTCCGGCTTGGAAATGCTGTCGTCGCCGGCCTTCTTGGCAAGGGCCACGGTCGCGTTGCCGATCGGCAGGGTGAAGTTGTAGCGCTTCATGCGTTCGGCCGTGATGGTGACCGGCGCATTGACGAAGTCGAACTTGCCGGCTTCCAGGCCCGGCAGGATCGACTGCCACGGCAGGTCGAGGAATTCGACCTCGACGCCCAGTTCCTTGGCAACCTCGGTGAAGAGGTCGTGGCAGATGCCCTCGTACTTGCCGTCGACCAGAAGATCGAACGGTGCGTAGTGCATCTCGGTGGCCGCGGTGATCTTGCCCTTTGCCTTGATGTCGGCGAGCTGGTCCGCATGGGCGGCACCGGCCAGGCCGAGGCTGACGCCGACGACGGCTGCAAATCCAATCAGTTTCTTTTTCATGTGAGCTGTTCTCCTGTTGTCCGGATAGGTTTTGTTTTTGTTATTCAGCGGGATCGAGGATCCCGGGAAGGTTCAAGTGATGGTCCTTTGCACAGTCAATTGCAATCTGATAACCGGCGTCCGCGTGCCGCATGACCCCGGTCGCGGGGTCGTTCCACAGCACGCGGGCAATCCGTTCATCAGCCTCTTTCGTGCCATCGCAGCAGATCACCATGCCGGAATGCTGGGAGAAGCCCATGCCGACACCGCCACCGTGATGGAGCGAAACCCAGGTTGCGCCCGAGGCGCAGTTCAAAAGCGCGTTTAGAAGCGGCCAGTCGGAGACCGCGTCCGATCCGTCCTGCATGGCCTCCGTCTCCCGGTTGGGAGAAGCGACAGAACCGGAATCCAGATGGTCGCGACCGATCACCACCGGCGCCTTCAGCTCGCCGGTGCGCACCATTTCGTTGAAGGCGAGACCGAGACGGTGACGCTGGCCGAGGCCGACCCAGCAGATCCGCGCCGGAAGGCCCTGGAACGCGATCCGTTCGCGGGCCATGTCGAGCCAGTTGTGCAGGTGTTCGTCGTCCGGGATGAGTTCCTTCACCTTGGCATCGGTCTTGTAGATGTCTTCCGGATCGCCTGACAGCGCGCACCAGCGGAACGGACCGATGCCCTTGCAGAACAGCGGGCGGATATAGGCCGGAACGAAGCCGGGGAACGCGAAGGCGTTCTCGAAACCCTCGTCCAAGGCCACCTGACGGATGTTGTTGCCATAGTCGAGGGTCGGAATGCCCCGATTCCAGAAGGCGACCATGGCCTCCACATGCTCGCGCATGGAGGCGCGCGCCGCCTTTTCCACCGCCTTCGGATCGCTCTCGCGTTTCGCGCGCCATTCGCCCAGCGTCCAGCCCTTGGGCAGATAGCCGTTGACCGGATCGTGGGCCGATGTCTGGTCGGTGACGATATCCGGGTGAATGCCGCGGGCAACCAGTTCGGGAAAGATGTCGGCGGCATTGCCGAGCAGGCCGACGGATTTCGCCTCGCCCGCCTTGGTCCAGGCGTCGATCATCG contains these protein-coding regions:
- the hutU gene encoding urocanate hydratase; amino-acid sequence: MADRRHNTRDVYPPTGTELNAKSWLTEAPLRMLMNNLHPDVAENPHELVVYGGIGRAARTWDDFDRIVSALKSLDETETLLVQSGKPVGVFKTHKDAPRVLIANSNLVPHWATWDHFNELDKKGLAMYGQMTAGSWIYIGTQGIVQGTYETFAEAGRQHYDGNLNGKWILTAGLGGMGGAQPLAAVMAGACCLAVECDESRIDFRLRTRYVDQKATSLDEALAMIDAWTKAGEAKSVGLLGNAADIFPELVARGIHPDIVTDQTSAHDPVNGYLPKGWTLGEWRAKRESDPKAVEKAARASMREHVEAMVAFWNRGIPTLDYGNNIRQVALDEGFENAFAFPGFVPAYIRPLFCKGIGPFRWCALSGDPEDIYKTDAKVKELIPDDEHLHNWLDMARERIAFQGLPARICWVGLGQRHRLGLAFNEMVRTGELKAPVVIGRDHLDSGSVASPNRETEAMQDGSDAVSDWPLLNALLNCASGATWVSLHHGGGVGMGFSQHSGMVICCDGTKEADERIARVLWNDPATGVMRHADAGYQIAIDCAKDHHLNLPGILDPAE